The Panicum virgatum strain AP13 chromosome 5K, P.virgatum_v5, whole genome shotgun sequence genome has a window encoding:
- the LOC120708377 gene encoding probable auxin efflux carrier component 9, which produces MIPGSAVYHVVEAMAPLYTAAVLGYASVRWLKAFSDEQCAGINHFVALYAVPVLIFHMVSTNDPYHMNERLIAADTLQKAIMLLALTAWAFWSHLRARRRGAKQDAAAAPIKWVVTNFSVASLPNTIIMGVPLLDGMYGSVSGGLMKQIVVMQFCIWYNVVIFLYEFMAARDRSAKISPVSVAAAAAGSRDRIGENGGSIHAQGSRHQVVVNIEITEVTAAAAASPAAPDSAAEEAAAAAKELAAEEVPAVPPPAPEQQVPPVMHVVWMAVKKLLQIPNTYASFLGLIWSLMAFKIGFSMPKIVDDSLFIIYTTAVGLSMFASGTFIARQSRFVPCGYTIASLSMVLKFLIGPVIMLLVSLAIGMHGTLLHIAVVQAALPLAVTSFVYAEEYKVHADIMSTGVILGIFISLPVTIVYYILLGL; this is translated from the exons atgaTACCGGGGTCGGCCGTGTACCACGTCGTGGAGGCGATGGCGCCGCTGTacacggcggcggtgctgggctaCGCGTCCGTGCGGTGGCTCAAGGCCTTCTCCGACGAGCAGTGCGCGGGGATCAACCACTTCGTCGCGCTCTACGCCGTGCCGGTCCTCATCTTCCACATGGTCTCCACCAACGACCCCTACCACATGAACGAGCGCCTCATCGCCGCCGACACGCTGCAGAAGGCCATCATGCTGCTCGCCCTCACGGCCTGGGCCTTCTGGTCCCacctccgcgcccgccgccgcggcgccaagcaggacgcggcggcggcgccgatcaAGTGGGTGGTCACCAACTTCTCCGTCGCGTCGCTGCCCAACACCATCATCATGGGCGTGCCGCTCCTCGACGGCATGTACGGCTCCGTCTCCGGCGGCCTCATGAAGCAGATCGTCGTCATGCAGTTCTGCATCTGGTACAACGTCGTCATCTTCCTCTACGAGTTCATGGCGGCGCGGGACAGAAGCGCCAAGATCAGCCCCgtgtcggtggcggcggcggcggccgggagccgCGACCGTATCGGCGAGAACGGCGGAAGCATTCATGCCCAGGGTAGTCGGCACCAGGTGGTCGTCAACATTGAGATCACcgaggtgacggcggcggcggctgcatcgCCCGCGGCACCAGACAGCGCGGccgaagaggcggcggcggcggcgaaggagctGGCCGCCGAGGAGGTGCCGGCTGtcccgccgccagcgccagAACAGCAGGTGCCGCCGGTTATGCACGTCGTATGGATGGCGGTGAAGAAGCTTCTCCAGATTCCCAACACCTACGCGAGCTTCCTTGGCCTCATCTGGTCTCTCATGGCATTCAA GATTGGATTCTCGATGCCGAAAATTGTTGACGACTCTCTGTTCATCATCTACACAACCGCCGTTGGGCTGAGCATGTTCGCTTCAG GGACGTTCATTGCGCGGCAGTCGCGGTTCGTGCCGTGCGGGTACACCATCGCGTCGCTGTCCATGGTCCTCAAGTTCCTTATCGGCCCGGTGATCATGCTGCTCGTCTCGCTCGCCATCGGGATGCACGGCACCCTTCTGCACATTGCTGTTGTACAG GCGGCGCTCCCCCTGGCCGTGACCTCGTTCGTGTACGCGGAGGAGTACAAGGTCCACGCCGACATCATGAGCACTGG GGTCATTCTGGGGATATTCATCTCGCTGCCTGTCACGATTGTGTACTACATACTGTTGGGGCTGTGA
- the LOC120708380 gene encoding cystatin-1-like, with protein sequence MRKHRIAGPVAALLALTLTLTLSLTRSAQEEPPMADRGPLAGGVTDAPQNDNDIHLQELARFAVDEHNKKTNALLEFEKLVKAKTQVVAGTMYYLTVEVKDGEAKKLYEAKVWEKPWENFKELQEFKPVEESASA encoded by the exons ATGCGCAAACACCGAATCGCCGGACCGGTCGCTGCCCTGCTCGCCCTCACCCTCACCCTCACCCTCTCGCTCACCCGCAGCGCGCAAGAGGAGCCGCCCATGGCCGACCGCGGGCCGCTGGCTGGCGGCGTCACGGACGCGCCGCAGAACGACAACGACATCCACCTCCAGGAGCTCGCCCGCTTCGCCGTCGAcgagcacaacaagaagacc AATGCTCTCCTGGAGTTCGAGAAGCTTGTGAAGGCGAAGACGCAAGTGGTTGCTGGAACCATGTACTATCTCACTGTTGAGGTGAAGGATGGGGAAGCCAAGAAGCTCTATGAAGCTAAGGTCTGGGAGAAGCCATGGGAGAACTTCAAGGAGCTGCAGGAATTCAAGCCTGTGGAAGAGAGTGCTAGCGCTTAA
- the LOC120710212 gene encoding uncharacterized protein LOC120710212 has translation MGGGGGAHGGTTYKGYTEPSRNPPRRASPPRSPLVPVEVGGAGRGPDAPPPCSEPQVRGLPRRASFRPTPVAPAVVGGAGRDPVAPPPCYEPQARGFHFPLRGNSISQLIQSNPFVSEDFPPLRREAVRSVPPLGRSKAGEHESGRISAPSQSAWDRRLESDRLALDIKQSLFGDGLRELDCAATRLEEALAKIPIQTPPTSTVSVGTEQVLEVDDSPSGYGVGLTHEAIHSHSWRPSGPSWLWISKGSAAEGVGFPARKEEVRRFGHLARRVRRVGPPPPLSKTFAAALKEGAMAWRAPPQQRVGKRRSGFEEWMEEDDLLEPEHPRNLDLRHKLQRGGSHEGASREAVRREWRARDLPPPNPPSPSRGNSRAPIPSRPRADPMGGTSRGARSQGEDHPPSTESTKATQNPKEDKSKRSEGNKSSDICFRCNEAGHHQLNCTNEPICYKCKLPGHMAAECADLHCKKLKMFGFGIPGQGFYSLEIPDAEQVEKFGGLISVTEGNATAEKLERELKNLIKPDWDFRVKELDRNEFSASFPDQIPLNTFSKLTTVGLALYGYKVQISKTNIDPAASSVLHSTWIRIGGVPNFARKVEVIKEIASLVAEPIKVDEFSLWRDEPVRVRVNCRNPANLKGFVEIFFNRVGYEIKFWVEGAPNSARNRDASSGSGNQKDRKDGSDKRNEDNQDTRKMDKMEEPNSNLDKDLDASQGESQDDSMEDLIKDGSPMEAEFPDPIAVFHPELGLLQLDSVESPMIPSLEGLSDKEPCLVQQSQVLSQEEEIGRAQDQDLSQQKLMVHNAEGVYFMDKDKWPKLVIADEDINCTQDSSLEGQLTDEGGDQGWEKPPSRKKKLKPTKPKVTIATRASSRIPRDGIPVVEKAMKRAQERDELTGNPFTILNNASNDDLRKIALDLDINSDFLDENLNAMKAEELVRADLAQANYKTYLSKLKHKEISPGEEDLQYLGLDIIDNGTRDMGGPNASASYEAPSNFS, from the coding sequence atgggcggcggcggaggcgcgcacggcggcACCACCTACAAGGGCTacaccgagccgagccggaatCCACCTCGTCGCGCGAGTCCTCCCCGTTCGCCGCTCGTTCCTGTGGAGGTCGGTGGCGCCGGGAGGGGCCCAGATGCGCCGCCCCCCTGCAGCGAGCCGCAGGTGAGGGGTCTCCCCCGTCGTGCGAGTTTCCGTCCCACCCCGGTTGCTCctgcggtggtcggcggcgctgggagggACCCAGTTGCGCCGCCTCCCTGCTACGAGCCGCAGGCGAGGGGATTTCATTTTCCTCTACGGGGGAACTCGATTTCGCAGCTGATTCAGAGCAATCCGTTCGTCTCTGAGGATTTCCCTCCGCTGCGTCGGGAGGCTGTCCGGTCTGTTCCACCTCTCGGGCGTTCTAAAGCTGGGGAGCATGAATCAGGGCGGATCTCTGCTCCTTCACAATCGGCCTGGGATCGTCGCTTGGAGAGTGATAGGTTAGCACTGGATATCAAGCAATCTCTGTTTGGGGATGGTTTGCGTGAGCTTGATTGCGCGGCAACTCGCCTAGAAGAGGCGCTGGCGAAAATCCCGATCCAAACCCCACCCACCTCAACTGTTTCTGTTGGGACTGAACAGGTTCTGGAGGTAGACGACAGCCCATCTGGCTACGGAGTTGGGCTCACACACGAAGCCATCCACTCTCACTCGTGGAGGCCCAGTGGCCCAAGTTGGTTGTGGATTTCCAAAGGGAGTGCTGCGGAAGGCGTTGGCTTCCCAGCCCGCAAAGAGGAGGTTCGTCGCTTTGGTCACCTCGCGAGACGCGTTCGTCGAGTtggtcctccgccgcccctgtcGAAAACCTTTGCGGCGGCGCTCAAGGAAGGGGCGATGGCTTGGCGCGCCCCTCCCCAGCAGCGGGTAGGCAAGCGGAGATCGGGTTTCGAAGAGTGGATGGAGGAGGACGATCTGTTGGAGCCGGAACACCCGCGCAACCTGGATCTACGCCACAAGCTTCAGCGCGGAGGAAGCCATGAGGGCGCATCCAGGGAGGCTGTGCGACGGGAGTGGCGCGCGAGAGACCTACCTCCGCCCAATCCACCCTCTCCGTCGCGCGGTAATTCGAGGGCTCCTATCCCTTCGCGGCCACGTGCTGATCCCATGGGCGGGACCTCGCGTGGGGCACGGTCACAGGGTGAGGATCACCCTCCCTCGACTGAATCTACCAAAGCTACTCAGAATCCCAAAGAGGACAAGTCAAAGCGCTCTGAAGGTAACAAGTCGTCAGATATCTGTTTTCGCTGCAATGAAGCTGGACATCATCAATTAAACTGCACCAATGAGCCTATCTGTTACAAGTGCAAGCTACCTGGTCACATGGCTGCTGAATGCGCTGATTTGCATTGCAAAAAGCTTAAGATGTTCGGTTTTGGAATCCCTGGTCAAGGCTTTTACTCCTTAGAAATTCCTGATGCTGAGCAGGTGGAGAAATTTGGAGGGTTAATTTCTGTTACTGAGGGCAATGCCACTGCGGAGAAGTTGGAGAGAGAGCTTAAAAATCTGATCAAGCCTGACTGGGATTTCCGTGTGAAGGAACTAGATAGAAATGAATTTAGTGCTTCCTTTCCGGATCAGATACCTCTTAATACTTTCTCTAAACTGACCACAGTTGGTCTTGCGCTGTATGGCTACAAGGTTCAGATTTCCAAGACCAATATTGACCCAGCTGCTTCCTCAGTTTTGCACTCTACTTGGATCAGAATTGGGGGTGTTCCCAACTTTGCTAGAAAGGTGGAGGTGATTAAGGAGATTGCTTCTTTGGTGGCTGAGCCAATTAAGGTGGATGAATTTAGCCTTTGGAGAGATGAGCCGGTGCGAGTTAGAGTGAATTGCAGGAACCCAGCAAATCTAAAAGGCTTTGTGGAGATTTTCTTCAATAGAGTGGGCTATGAAATCAAGTTTTGGGTGGAAGGAGCCCCAAATTCTGCAAGAAACAGAGATGCTTCCTCGGGATCTGGAAATCAAAAGGATAGAAAGGATGGATCTGACAAGAGGAATGAGGACAATCAAGATACCAGGAAAATGGACAAAATGGAGGAGCCTAACAGTAATCTGGATAAGGATCTAGATGCCAGTCAAGGGGAGTCTCAGGACGATAGCATGGAGGATCTGATAAAGGATGGGTCACCTATGGAGGCTGAATTCCCTGACCCTATTGCAGTTTTTCACCCTGAACTTGGTCTGCTCCAGCTTGATTCTGTTGAGAGTCCCATGATCCCAAGTTTGGAAGGTTTGAGTGATAAGGAGCCTTGCTTGGTCCAGCAGTCCCAGGTGTTGTcccaagaagaagaaatagGGCGGGCTCAAGACCAAGATCTTTCGCAGCAGAAGCTTATGGTTCATAATGCAGAAGGGGTATACTTCATGGATAAGGATAAATGGCCAAAGCTAGTGATTGCTGATGAAGATATCAATTGTACTCAAGATAGCTCTTTGGAAGGTCAACTGACAGATGAAGGAGGTGACCAGGGGTGGGAGAAACCTCCTTCCAGAAAGAAAAAACTCAAGCCGACCAAGCCAAAGGTGACTATTGCTACCAGGGCTAGTTCCAGGATCCCAAGAGATGGCATACCCGTTGTTGAGAAGGCCATGAAGAGGGCACAGGAGAGGGATGAGCTGACAGGTAATCCTTTCACCATTCTGAATAATGCTTCTAATGATGACCTTAGAAAAATTGCTTTGGATTTAGACATTAATTCTGATTTCCTAGATGAAAACCTTAATGCTATGAAAGCAGAAGAATTAGTTAGGGCTGATCTGGCCCAAGCAAACTATAAAACTTACTTATCCAAACTTAAACATAAAGAGATCTCTCCAGGGGAGGAGGATCTGCAATATTTAGGTTTGGATATTATAGATAATGGTACTCGTGATATGGGAGGACCTAATGCCTCTGCCTCTTATGAGGCCCCCTCTAATTTCTCATAA